The DNA region GTGCCGGAGCGGATCGCCATCTCGATCGCGCGGTCGGGACGCTTCTCGGGCGAGATCCGGCCGAGGAAGGCGAGGTAGCCGCCCTTGGCGTCCGGGTAGTACGGGCAGTTCTCGGCCGGCAGGCCGTGATGGATCGTCGCCAGCCAGTTGGAGGTCGGCGGCATGGGCAGGCGCTGGTTGTCGGAGATCGAGACCAGCGGCATGCCCGTGAAGGTCCGGTAGACCGGCATGAAGTCGGGCACGTCCAGGCGACCGTGCATCGTGGTGATGCACTTGTGGTTCAGATCCTCGAACATCGGATACTGAAGCAGGTCGATGTGGAAGTGCAGGATGTCGAACTCGTGCGCGCGGCGGTGCACTTGATGTAGCATCGCCAGGTGGCTGGCGGTGTGATCGCGGTAGCCGAGCAGGCGCAGGCCCTCGGGCGTGCAGGCCGCGAGCTTGGCAGTCGTCTCGGAGTCACCGCTCGCGAACAGCGTGACTTCGTGGCCCTGGCGGACCAGTTCCTCTGTAATCCAGCTGACGACGCGCTCGGTGCCGCCGTAGAACTTCGGAGGGACGGCCTCCGACAACGGAGCGATCTGGGCAATGCGCACGAAGTGTCTCCTGGTTGGCCGAATTTGACGGGGGGTCTAACCCTGCCGGCCTGAGCGGGACATGAATGAAACGGACGGCCAAGGTTATGGTTCCTGGCGCCCCTCGCTGTCGCGCGCCGTTTTGTGCAGCGCGCAAGCTGTCCCCGGATTCCCCCGAATCAGCGGGGTGGGCAGCGCGCCGACCCGCCCCTCGGCGGCCACAGCGACCGCACCGTCATTCCGTGACTGCGCAGCTGGGCCCGGAATCCATAACCGCACCGGGCGCCTTGCATGACA from Methylobacterium sp. NMS14P includes:
- a CDS encoding glycosyltransferase family 4 protein, with protein sequence MRIAQIAPLSEAVPPKFYGGTERVVSWITEELVRQGHEVTLFASGDSETTAKLAACTPEGLRLLGYRDHTASHLAMLHQVHRRAHEFDILHFHIDLLQYPMFEDLNHKCITTMHGRLDVPDFMPVYRTFTGMPLVSISDNQRLPMPPTSNWLATIHHGLPAENCPYYPDAKGGYLAFLGRISPEKRPDRAIEMAIRSGTPLKIAAKVDKADQDYWDEVIEPMIHHPLIEYIGEINEEQKKDFLGNALALAFPIDWPEPFGLVMIEAMSAGTPVIAFRNGSVPEVIKDGVGGVLCENMDDAVAAVAKVKTMSRAGVRRHFESAFTAECMVKKYVAAYEDLLARGADVIKLPKSGFMPQYGEVNGSARPAIPVAAMPA